From the genome of Solidesulfovibrio carbinolicus, one region includes:
- a CDS encoding EF-hand domain-containing protein, with protein MLRHVPAVLAVLALALAIGGCSAKSAKPAKQTYINIDQVFAAYDANGDGKITKEEFTAKFQQKQKADTAWKKIDKSSNGFVERTLNDDEPLRVWNDVESQNEPY; from the coding sequence ATGCTGCGACACGTTCCGGCCGTCCTGGCCGTTCTGGCCCTGGCCCTGGCCATCGGCGGCTGCTCCGCCAAATCCGCCAAGCCCGCCAAACAGACCTACATCAACATCGATCAGGTCTTCGCCGCCTACGACGCCAACGGCGACGGCAAAATCACCAAGGAAGAATTCACCGCCAAATTCCAGCAGAAACAAAAAGCCGATACGGCCTGGAAGAAAATCGACAAGAGCAGCAACGGTTTCGTCGAACGTACCCTCAACGACGACGAGCCGCTGCGCGTCTGGAACGACGTCGAATCCCAAAACGAGCCGTATTAG